Proteins encoded by one window of Perca fluviatilis chromosome 13, GENO_Pfluv_1.0, whole genome shotgun sequence:
- the LOC120571328 gene encoding proteasome subunit beta type-9-like: MLEETWPEWLSEEVKTGTTIIAIEFNGGVVLGSDSRVSAGSSVVNRVMNKLSPLHDKIYCALSGSAADAQTIAEMVNYQLDVHSSLFGNEPGWLQWRCGLYCLH; encoded by the exons ATGTTGGAAGAAACGTGGCCTGAGTGGTTGTCTGAGGAGGTGAAAACTGGA ACGACCATCATTGCCATAGAGTTTAATGGAGGGGTCGTGCTGGGGTCTGATTCTCGAGTGTCTGCAGG GTCCTCAGTGGTGAACAGGGTGATGAACAAGCTGTCTCCCCTCCATGACAAGATCTACTGTGCTCTGTCGGGCTCTGCAGCAGACGCTCAGACCATCGCTGAGATGGTCAACTACCAGCTCGACGTCCACAG CTCTCTCTTTGGCAATGAACCGGGATGGCTCCAGTGGCGGTGTGGCCTATATTGTCTCCATTGA
- the LOC120571309 gene encoding antigen peptide transporter 2-like — protein MAGNTTSVTRRTAALILAVCVDLSLFYASGCVVTHSVFGHLARLWVSAALRCLALTAVTLLILGDLSPLLVRVITAHSLLPAVFETGANALYHEETQCGLLADMRCWLMGTGASLAGALFWEVIIPDTDDAAAGKETKQKARVLFMRVLHLYKPDYLLLLGGLVFLTLAVLCEMFIPFYTGRVIDILSSQYQPNEFISALLFMGLYSLGSSVSAGCRGGLLLCAISGYTCRVKVKLFGALTKQEIGFFETTKTGEITSRLSKDTTLMGRTVALNVNVLLRTFIKTLGMISLMMNLSWKLTFLVLMETPITGLIQNIYDTHYQRLTLAVQDSMALANEVANEVLSGMHVVRSFNTEKHEARRYDDRLMDTHNIKTRRDTVSAVYLLARRMTGLGMQVFMLYYGRLFIRSGQMTTGNLVSFILYQSDLGDNIRTIAYIFGDMLNSVGAAGKVFEYLDRKPQVSTEGTLKPDQLTGHVSFRHLNFAYPACPNKTVLQDFSLELKSGQMTALVGPSGKGKSTCASLLERFYEQQSGEILLDNKPLKSYDHRFLHKKISVVSQGPVLFSGSIRDNIAYGLDECSLDEIQEAARKANAHNFINQLEKGYDTEVGERGGQLSESEKQRIAIARALVRQPQVLILDEITSSLDAESENKIQQALASRPNQTLLVIAHKLKTIERADQIVVIGDGRVEERGTHQELMDRKGSYYKLREHFFTEGNSPQ, from the exons ATGGCAGGCAATACAACTTCAGTAACCCGCAGAACAGCTGCTTTAATTTTAGCAGTTTGCGTCGACCTTTCCTTGTTTTACGCATCGGGATGTGTAGTGACGCACAGCGTGTTTGGACATCTTGCGCGTCTCTGGGTTTCTGCGGCTCTCCGGTGTTTGGCACTCACTGCTGTAACTCTGCTCATCCTCGGAGACCTCAGCCCGTTGCTGGTTCGTGTTATAACGGCGCACAGTCTGCTGCCCGCGGTGTTTGAGACAGGAGCCAACGCTCTCTACCATGAGGAGACACAATGTGGCCTGTTGGCGGATATGCGCTGCTGGCTGATGGGTACCGGAGCGTCGCTGGCCGGTGCACTGTTTTGGGAAGTCATCATCCCGGACACCGACGATGCGGCCGCCGGTAAAGAGACGAAGCAGAAAGCCAGAGTGCTGTTTATGAGAGTCCTCCACCTGTACAAACCCGActatctgctgctgctgggagggCTTGTGTTCCTGACGCTGGCTGTTTTGT GTGAAATGTTCATCCCGTTCTACACTGGGAGAGTCATCGACATCCTCAGCAGTCAGTACCAACCAAATGAATTCATCTCTGCACTCCTCTTCATGGGCCTGTACTCTCTGGGAAG CTCTGTAAGTGCAGGCTGCAGAGGGGGTCTCCTACTTTGTGCCATCAGTGGCTACACATGCAGAGTGAAAGTCAAGCTGTTTGGGGCTTTGACCAAACAGGAAATTGGATTCTTTGAGACCACAAAGACAG gTGAAATCACATCCAGATTGTCTAAAGACACCACCTTGATGGGAAGAACAGTGGCTCTGAACGTCAATGTGCTGCTGAGGACATTCATCAAGACACTGGGCATGATCTCCCTGATGATGAATCTTTCATGGAAGCTCACATTCCTCGTATTAATGGAGACGCCTATCACTGGCCTCATTCAGAACATCTATGACACACACTACCAG CGGCTAACCCTGGCAGTGCAGGACTCAATGGCCCTGGCTAATGAAGTTGCGAATGAGGTATTGTCTGGTATGCATGTGGTCCGGAGCTTTAACACCGAAAAACATGAGGCCCGTCGCTATGATGACCGCTTGAtggacacacacaatatcaaGACCCGTCGGGACACTGTCAGCGCTGTTTACCTACTCGCACGGAGG ATGACAGGGTTGGGCATGCAGGTCTTTATGTTATACTACGGCAGGCTGTTCATCCGGAGTGGACAGATGACAACTGGCAACCTGGTTTCCTTCATCCTCTACCAATCAGACCTCGGAGACAACATCAGG ACAATCGCCTACATCTTTGGCGACATGCTGAACTCGGTAGGGGCTGCTGGGAAAGTGTTTGAGTACCTGGACCGAAAACCTCAGGTCAGCACGGAGGGAACACTCAAACCTGATCAGCTGACGGGACACGTCAGCTTCCGCCATCTCAATTTTGCCTATCCTGCGTGCCCAAACAAAACAGTGCTGCAG GACTTTTCTTTGGAGCTGAAGTCAGGTCAGATGACGGCACTGGTGGGTCCATctggaaaaggaaaaagcaCCTGTGCGAGTCTGCTTGAGCGATTCTATGAGCAGCAGAGTGGAGAAATCCTATTGGACAATAAACCACTGAAATCCTACGACCACCGTTTCCTTCACAAGAAG ATTTCAGTGGTGAGCCAGGGGCCTGTGCTCTTCTCCGGCTCCATCAGAGACAACATCGCCTACGGGCTTGATGAATGCTCATTGGATGAGATCCAGGAAGCGGCACGCAAAGCCAACGCCCATAACTTTATTAATCAGCTGGAAAAAGGCTACGATACAG AGGTGGGTGAGCGTGGCGGCCAGCTGTCCGAGAGCGAGAAGCAGAGGATCGCCATTGCTCGAGCTCTGGTCAGACAACCACAGGTCCTCATTCTGGATGAAATAACCAGCTCTCTGGACGCAGAGAGTGAAAACAAG ATTCAGCAGGCCCTGGCTAGTCGTCCCAACCAGACCCTGCTGGTGATCGCTCACAAGCTGAAGACCATCGAGAGGGCAGATCAGATCGTTGTGATCGGAGACGGCAGAGTTGAGGAGCGAGGGACTCACCAGGAGCTGATGGACAGGAAGGGGAGCTACTACAAACTGAGAGAGCACTTCTTCACCGAGGGAAACTCCCCACAGTGA